Genomic segment of Clostridia bacterium:
TCGTCACCGATCGTGAGGGCGTGGTACTCTTCTCGGGTCAAATCGTCACCCCATGAGCCTCACGAACCATGCGCACGTAGTTACGCCGCCACGTTCGACGCCAACGAAAAAGGGTTCTTTCTCTCATAGAAAGAACCCTTTCTATTCTCACCGCAACGCACGCCGAAGCGTGCAATTCACGATACCCAAAGGGTATCAATTCACGACCGCAGGCCAATTCACGCCGCAATTAGCGGCAATTCACTCTACCACCGTAACTCGCCATAGGCGCACTTCACTCAAGGCTATGCCTTGAACTTCACCGCGAAGCAACTTCGCTTTGCCAAAGGCAAAACTTCACTCGCTCGCTACATCGCGCGGATAATTTCGTCGATGCGACGAGCGCACTTGCGGCATTCCTCTTCTTTCCATCCTTTGGTGGTCATGGCCGCCAAACCCACGCGCACGCCCGACGCCTCGCGGGGCGAACGCTTCTCGTTGGGAATGCAATTCTTGTTGAGGGTGATGCCGTGCTTGTCCAATTCATCCTGCACCATGCGCCCCGAAATCGAGGGGAACTTCTTGGACAAGTCGATGAGGAACAGGTGATTGTCCGTGCCGCCCGTCACCACGTCGTAGCCCATCTTGAGAAACTCGTCGCACATGGCCGCCGTGTTTTTGACGACCTGGTGAATGTAGTTGCGATATTCCTCTGTGCACGCTTCGCACGCCGTCACGGCCTTGGCAGCCACCACGTGTTGCAAACCGCCCCCCTGCATACCGGGGAAGACTGCGGAGTCCACTTTGCGCGCCAATTCGGGACGGCAGAACACCAAGCCGCCACGCGTGCCGCGCAAGGTCTTGTGAGTAGTCGTGGTCACTATGTCGGCCAAGCCGAAGGGGCTGGGATGGTCGCCCGCGACCACCAAACCCGCGATATGCGCCATATCCACCATGAAGTAGGCGCCCACCTCTTTGGCCACCTCGGCGAAGCGGGCGAAGTCGATGATGCGGCTGTAAGCCGACGCACCCGCCAAGATGAGGTTGGGCTTGCACGCCAACGCTTTGGCGCGCATATCCTCGTAGTCGATGACGCCCTCGTCGGTGACGCCGTAGAACACCATCTTGTAGGTCTTGCCGCTGAAGTTGACCGCGCTGCCGTGCGTGAGGTGACCGCCGTTGTCCAGACTCATAGAGAGAATGGTGTCGCCGGGATTGAGCACGGCCATATACGCGGCCATATTGGCCTGCGAACCGCTATGCGGTTGCACATTGACGTGATAATCGGTGCGGAACGCCTTTTGGAACATATACCGAGCGTACAACTCGATATAGTCGATATTTTCACAGCCGCCGTAGTACCTGCCGGTGCTACCCGTATGCACGTAATCGGGAAACTCCTTTTGGAACGCCTCGACGGACGTCCGCTCGGGATAGCCCTCCGCGTACTTGTTGGTGAGAACCGAACCCGCCGCCCGCAAGACGTCCTGCGACACGAAGTTCTCGCTTGCGATCAATTCGACGAAGTTCTTTTGTCTGTTTTCCTCTCTCTCGATGGCTTGAAAAATCTTCTCTTTCAAAGTATTCCTCCCCACGCGTTGGCGCGCTTGTTTTCCGTAAGTAATTATTATTATACCCGATTGAAAAGGGCCGTGTCAACACGAATAGCCCCGTATCGCCCTATTTCTCTCGCTTTTATCCGCCCAATATGCGCCGATAGCGTTTCTCGAGCAAAGTCACCTTCCGCACGTACTCCCTCGTCTCGCGGTAGGGAATATCCTCTATGCTTATCCCTTCCGCAAGCCACGCGCGCACCGCGTTTTCGCCCGCGTTGTAGGCGGCGAATACCCATTCGCCCTCGAACTTGCCGCCGAGATACGCGAGGTATTTGGCGGCGACGGTCAAATTGTACTCCGCATCGTACAGCAGGGCCTCGTCGTATGCTAACCCCGCCCTTTTCGCCACCCATTCGGCCGTGGCGGGCATCAACTGCGCGATGCCTTTCGCCCCCGCTTTGGATCGGGCCTCGGGATCGAATCCGCTCTCGGCGTTGGCCACCGCCAACAGCGTAGAGGCGTTCAC
This window contains:
- a CDS encoding lytic transglycosylase domain-containing protein codes for the protein MTVRFWVIAVACVAVCAVAVAVCVCCVPPLYMRSVRRYEPLFREVAQAEGVNASTLLAVANAESGFDPEARSKAGAKGIAQLMPATAEWVAKRAGLAYDEALLYDAEYNLTVAAKYLAYLGGKFEGEWVFAAYNAGENAVRAWLAEGISIEDIPYRETREYVRKVTLLEKRYRRILGG
- a CDS encoding serine hydroxymethyltransferase; this translates as MIIITYGKQARQRVGRNTLKEKIFQAIEREENRQKNFVELIASENFVSQDVLRAAGSVLTNKYAEGYPERTSVEAFQKEFPDYVHTGSTGRYYGGCENIDYIELYARYMFQKAFRTDYHVNVQPHSGSQANMAAYMAVLNPGDTILSMSLDNGGHLTHGSAVNFSGKTYKMVFYGVTDEGVIDYEDMRAKALACKPNLILAGASAYSRIIDFARFAEVAKEVGAYFMVDMAHIAGLVVAGDHPSPFGLADIVTTTTHKTLRGTRGGLVFCRPELARKVDSAVFPGMQGGGLQHVVAAKAVTACEACTEEYRNYIHQVVKNTAAMCDEFLKMGYDVVTGGTDNHLFLIDLSKKFPSISGRMVQDELDKHGITLNKNCIPNEKRSPREASGVRVGLAAMTTKGWKEEECRKCARRIDEIIRAM